One Tamlana carrageenivorans genomic region harbors:
- the mutS gene encoding DNA mismatch repair protein MutS translates to MKKAKKETPLMKQYNAIKAKYPDALLLFRVGDFYETFGSDAVKTAGILGIILTKRGAGSESETALAGFPHHSLNTYLPKLVKAGERVAICDQLEDPKQTKTIVKRGVTELVTPGVALNDEVLVSKSNNFLCSVYFDKKHIGVSFLDISTGEFLTSQGNAEYIDKLLQNFSPSEVLVSKQKRGLFAETFGNDFHTFYLEDWVYQSDYAYETLIKHFDTKTLKGFGVEELHEGIIASGSILHYLGETQHKKLQHITSISRIAEDDYVWMDRFTIRNLELYNSTNNNAVTLLNVIDKTISPMGGRLLKRWLALPLKNIEKIKSRHEVVSFLTKEDSVLQKIQNHIKHIGDLERLISKIATGKVNPREVIQLKNSLEAIVPIKKLASDCDNESLKIIGDTLQSCDVLRDKIKKTLNEEAPVNLLKGRTIADGFSEELDELRNLSKSGKDYLDAMLERESERTGITSLKIASNNVFGYYIEVRNTHKDKVPAEWIRKQTLVNAERYITEELKEYEAKILGAEDRIQAIEQQLFSDLVVWMNQYIKPVQQNAYLVGQLDCLCGFSQLAKDNNYIYPTIDTSYDLEITDGRHPVIEKQLPIGEAYIANNVFLDRESQQIIMITGPNMSGKSAILRQTALIVLLAQIGSFVPAKAAKIGVVDKIFTRVGASDNISMGESTFMVEMNETASILNNISNRSLVLLDEIGRGTSTYDGISIAWAISEYLHEHPAKPKTLFATHYHELNEMCETFGRIKNFNVSVKELKDNVLFLRKLVEGGSEHSFGIHVAKMAGMPQQVLHRANKILKKLEKSHSSEELTDKVKSIDDDMQLSFFNLDDPLLENIKEEILETDIDTLTPVEALMKLNEIKRMLVKKK, encoded by the coding sequence ATGAAAAAAGCGAAAAAAGAAACCCCGTTAATGAAACAGTACAATGCGATTAAGGCAAAGTATCCCGATGCTTTATTGTTGTTTCGTGTGGGCGATTTTTATGAAACTTTTGGTTCTGATGCTGTAAAAACGGCTGGAATTTTAGGTATTATTTTAACCAAGCGTGGGGCAGGAAGCGAGAGTGAAACTGCTTTAGCAGGTTTTCCGCACCACTCCTTAAATACCTATTTACCTAAATTGGTAAAGGCTGGTGAGCGTGTGGCTATATGCGATCAGTTGGAAGACCCAAAGCAAACAAAAACCATTGTAAAACGCGGCGTTACCGAACTGGTTACCCCTGGTGTGGCGCTTAATGATGAGGTTTTAGTTTCGAAATCGAATAACTTTTTATGTTCGGTTTATTTTGATAAAAAGCATATAGGCGTTTCATTTTTAGATATTTCTACGGGCGAGTTTTTAACCTCACAAGGGAATGCCGAGTATATCGATAAACTGCTTCAGAATTTTAGTCCGAGTGAAGTTTTAGTCTCCAAGCAAAAACGCGGTTTGTTTGCCGAGACCTTTGGCAACGATTTTCATACGTTTTATTTAGAAGATTGGGTGTATCAAAGCGATTATGCCTACGAAACCTTAATAAAACATTTCGATACGAAAACGCTTAAAGGCTTTGGTGTTGAAGAGCTTCATGAAGGGATTATCGCTTCGGGGTCTATTTTGCATTATTTAGGAGAAACCCAGCACAAAAAGTTGCAACATATCACGTCGATATCGCGTATCGCGGAAGATGATTATGTTTGGATGGATCGTTTTACCATTAGAAATTTAGAGCTTTACAACTCCACCAACAATAATGCGGTAACGCTTTTAAATGTCATTGATAAAACCATTTCGCCTATGGGTGGAAGGCTACTTAAGCGTTGGTTAGCATTGCCTTTAAAAAATATTGAGAAGATTAAAAGCAGGCATGAGGTGGTTAGTTTTCTAACGAAGGAAGACAGCGTACTTCAAAAAATTCAAAATCACATTAAACATATTGGTGATTTAGAGCGCTTAATTTCTAAAATTGCTACAGGTAAGGTGAATCCGCGTGAGGTTATTCAGCTTAAAAATTCACTTGAAGCGATAGTACCCATAAAGAAGTTGGCGTCTGATTGCGATAACGAATCTCTGAAAATTATAGGAGATACCTTGCAGAGCTGTGATGTGCTTCGAGATAAAATTAAAAAGACTTTAAACGAAGAGGCTCCGGTAAATTTATTGAAAGGGCGTACCATTGCTGATGGTTTTTCAGAAGAGTTGGACGAGCTTCGAAATTTGTCTAAATCAGGGAAAGATTATTTAGATGCCATGCTAGAGCGTGAAAGCGAGCGCACAGGCATAACTTCTTTAAAAATTGCCTCGAATAATGTGTTTGGTTACTATATTGAAGTTAGAAACACGCATAAAGATAAAGTACCGGCCGAGTGGATTAGGAAGCAAACGTTAGTGAATGCCGAACGATACATTACCGAAGAGCTTAAAGAGTACGAAGCTAAAATTCTAGGTGCCGAGGACCGTATTCAAGCTATAGAACAACAATTGTTTTCCGATTTAGTGGTTTGGATGAATCAATACATTAAACCGGTGCAGCAAAATGCGTATTTGGTTGGGCAACTGGATTGTTTATGTGGCTTTTCACAATTGGCAAAAGACAATAATTACATTTACCCCACCATTGATACCTCTTATGATTTAGAGATTACCGATGGGCGTCACCCTGTTATTGAAAAACAACTGCCTATAGGTGAAGCTTATATCGCGAATAATGTTTTTCTCGACCGCGAGTCGCAGCAAATTATAATGATAACCGGACCTAATATGTCGGGTAAATCGGCGATTTTAAGACAAACAGCACTTATAGTGTTGTTGGCTCAAATAGGAAGTTTTGTGCCTGCAAAAGCGGCGAAAATTGGGGTGGTTGATAAGATTTTTACCCGTGTGGGGGCTAGTGATAATATTTCTATGGGAGAATCGACATTCATGGTAGAGATGAATGAAACGGCTTCTATCCTTAATAATATATCCAATCGTAGCTTGGTACTGCTCGACGAAATTGGTCGTGGAACCAGTACTTACGATGGTATTTCTATCGCTTGGGCCATTAGCGAATATTTACACGAACATCCGGCAAAGCCTAAAACACTCTTTGCTACGCATTATCATGAACTTAATGAAATGTGTGAAACCTTTGGGCGTATCAAAAACTTTAATGTATCGGTAAAAGAGTTAAAGGATAATGTACTTTTCTTAAGAAAACTGGTTGAAGGTGGTAGCGAGCATAGTTTTGGTATTCATGTGGCTAAAATGGCTGGTATGCCACAGCAAGTTTTACATCGTGCAAACAAAATTTTAAAGAAATTAGAGAAGTCACATTCTAGTGAGGAACTTACTGATAAAGTGAAATCGATTGATGATGATATGCAGCTCAGTTTTTTCAATTTAGACGACCCTTTATTGGAAAATATCAAGGAAGAAATTTTAGAAACTGATATTGATACACTTACGCCTGTTGAAGCGCTTATGAAGCTCAATGAAATTAAGCGTATGCTGGTAAAGAAAAAATAA
- a CDS encoding RNA methyltransferase: MRKLKNSELDRLSVEDFKEAKKTPIIIILDNIRSLNNIGSVFRTSDAFLIEKIYLCGITAKPPHKDIHKTALGSTETVAWEYVENTIDLIEKLKTEGIKVASIEQAENATMLNDFTVENNTKYALVFGNEVKGVSQDVVSASDAIIEIPQFGTKHSLNISVSCGIVVWDIFSKLKAL; the protein is encoded by the coding sequence ATGCGCAAATTAAAAAATAGTGAATTAGATCGTTTGAGTGTCGAGGACTTCAAAGAAGCTAAAAAAACACCAATTATCATTATTCTAGACAACATACGAAGCTTAAACAATATCGGATCGGTATTTCGTACCAGCGACGCGTTTTTAATTGAAAAAATTTACCTCTGCGGAATCACGGCAAAACCACCTCATAAAGATATTCATAAAACCGCACTAGGAAGCACAGAAACCGTAGCTTGGGAATATGTTGAAAACACCATCGATTTAATTGAAAAATTAAAAACTGAAGGCATCAAAGTCGCTTCAATAGAGCAGGCTGAAAACGCCACCATGTTAAATGATTTCACTGTTGAAAACAACACCAAATACGCGCTTGTTTTTGGAAATGAAGTTAAAGGTGTTTCCCAAGATGTAGTCTCAGCTAGTGATGCTATTATTGAAATTCCGCAGTTTGGCACCAAACATTCTTTAAACATATCGGTGAGTTGTGGTATTGTGGTATGGGATATTTTTAGTAAGCTGAAAGCATTGTAG
- a CDS encoding class I SAM-dependent methyltransferase, protein MDQIYERHLWGGNDHDFYSGSGSHDPEITIPYLSAVTHFLKTHNNNLIVCDLGCGDFNIGKQLLPFTKHYNAIDIVENLINRNKKRYPSEKVSFQCLDISKDALPPADCIILRQVLQHLSNTEIHNILNKLYDYKYIILTEHLPSGDFIPNSDIISGQGIRIKKNSGVDILAAPFHFKVKEIKHLGKQILNDGKGCLVTMLFTLF, encoded by the coding sequence ATGGATCAAATTTACGAACGTCATCTTTGGGGTGGCAACGACCATGATTTTTACTCTGGTTCTGGATCCCATGATCCCGAAATCACCATACCTTATTTAAGTGCAGTCACCCATTTTTTAAAAACCCACAATAACAATTTAATCGTTTGCGACTTAGGCTGTGGCGATTTTAATATCGGTAAACAACTGTTACCTTTTACAAAGCACTATAATGCTATTGATATTGTTGAAAACCTCATCAACAGAAACAAAAAGCGTTACCCTTCAGAAAAAGTAAGTTTTCAATGTTTAGACATTTCAAAAGATGCATTACCCCCTGCCGATTGTATCATCCTAAGGCAAGTTTTACAGCACCTATCTAATACTGAAATCCACAATATTCTAAACAAACTATACGACTACAAATACATCATTTTAACCGAACACCTGCCTTCGGGAGATTTCATCCCAAATTCAGACATCATTTCTGGACAAGGCATTCGAATCAAGAAAAACAGTGGTGTTGATATTTTGGCAGCTCCTTTTCATTTTAAGGTTAAAGAAATCAAACACCTTGGTAAACAAATTTTAAATGATGGTAAGGGATGCCTAGTTACGATGCTTTTTACTTTGTTTTAA